One genomic segment of Deltaproteobacteria bacterium includes these proteins:
- the trpD gene encoding anthranilate phosphoribosyltransferase, which yields MKDAAIREAIAALVEGQDLGEERAHDAMEVIMEGDATPSQVAGFAVALRMKGETVEEVTGAVRALREHVTRVNPGEGPVVDTAGTGGDGSGTFNISTTAALIAAGAGARVAKHGNRSVSSRSGSADVLAALGVNIDADVPTMERCLAEARIGFLFANTLHPAMKYAAGPRREMGIRTLFNLLGPLANPAFADRQVVGVFARKWVEPLAHVLLNLGSRHAWVVHGIDGLDELTLTGSSFVAEVRDGNVTTFEVHPERIGLRRCNSEDLTGGEIEENAEITRRILGGEAGPRADAAVLNAAAALVVGGLAADLRAGIELAREAIASGAATRALQTLAEVSQG from the coding sequence ATGAAGGACGCAGCGATTAGGGAGGCCATCGCCGCACTGGTCGAAGGTCAGGATCTGGGCGAGGAGCGGGCCCACGACGCGATGGAGGTCATCATGGAGGGCGACGCCACGCCCTCGCAGGTGGCCGGCTTCGCGGTGGCCCTGCGGATGAAGGGCGAGACCGTCGAGGAGGTCACCGGCGCGGTGCGCGCCCTGCGCGAGCACGTCACCCGGGTGAACCCCGGCGAGGGCCCGGTGGTCGACACCGCCGGCACCGGCGGCGACGGCTCGGGCACCTTCAACATCTCCACCACCGCGGCCCTGATCGCCGCCGGCGCCGGCGCCCGGGTGGCCAAGCACGGCAACCGCTCGGTCTCCTCCCGCTCCGGCAGCGCCGACGTGCTCGCCGCCCTCGGGGTGAACATCGACGCCGACGTCCCCACCATGGAGCGCTGCCTGGCCGAGGCGCGGATCGGCTTCCTCTTCGCGAACACCCTCCACCCGGCGATGAAGTACGCCGCCGGGCCCCGACGCGAGATGGGGATCCGCACCCTCTTCAACCTCCTGGGCCCCCTGGCCAACCCCGCCTTCGCCGACCGGCAGGTGGTGGGGGTCTTCGCCCGCAAGTGGGTCGAGCCCCTGGCGCACGTGCTGCTGAACCTGGGCTCCCGGCACGCCTGGGTGGTCCACGGGATCGACGGTCTCGACGAGCTGACCCTCACCGGCAGCTCCTTCGTGGCCGAGGTGCGCGACGGCAACGTCACCACCTTCGAGGTGCACCCCGAGCGCATCGGCCTGCGCCGCTGCAACTCCGAGGACCTCACCGGCGGCGAGATCGAGGAGAACGCCGAGATCACCCGCCGGATCCTGGGGGGGGAGGCGGGCCCCCGGGCGGACGCGGCCGTCCTGAACGCCGCCGCCGCCCTGGTGGTCGGTGGGCTGGCCGCGGATCTGCGGGCCGGGATCGAGCTGGCGCGGGAGGCCATCGCCTCGGGCGCGGCCACCCGGGCCCTGCAGACCCTGGCCGAGGTCAGCCAGGGTTGA
- a CDS encoding indole-3-glycerol phosphate synthase TrpC encodes MSALPDILARIVADRRAALALEARLGDEAEPAPTRGFLAALQAAAAPRIIAECKRASPSAGVLRLGEPWSPAGLARAYEAAGATCLSVLTEPRHFWGSLADLVEAREACALPVLRKDFLVEPAQVREARRAGADAVLLIAAVLPGEQLGELHAAATEEGLDALVEVVDEEEARRAVDLRAPLVGINHRDLRTFEIDLGRSERLAPALVAAGCFVVAESGLSDLATLERLQAAGASGFLVGTSLLRQADPGAALRRLRGEAA; translated from the coding sequence TTGAGCGCGCTGCCCGACATCCTGGCCCGGATCGTCGCCGACCGGCGGGCCGCGCTGGCCCTGGAGGCCCGCCTCGGGGACGAGGCCGAGCCCGCGCCAACCCGGGGCTTCCTCGCGGCCCTGCAGGCCGCGGCGGCGCCGAGGATCATCGCCGAGTGCAAGCGGGCCAGCCCCTCGGCCGGCGTCCTGCGGCTGGGGGAGCCCTGGTCGCCCGCGGGCCTGGCCCGGGCCTACGAGGCCGCCGGGGCCACCTGCCTCTCGGTGCTCACCGAGCCGCGTCACTTCTGGGGCAGCCTGGCCGATCTGGTCGAGGCGCGCGAGGCCTGCGCCCTGCCGGTGCTGCGCAAGGACTTCCTCGTCGAGCCCGCGCAGGTGCGCGAGGCGCGCCGGGCGGGCGCCGACGCCGTGCTGCTCATCGCGGCCGTGCTCCCGGGCGAGCAGCTCGGCGAGCTCCACGCGGCCGCCACCGAAGAGGGCCTCGACGCCCTGGTGGAGGTGGTCGACGAGGAGGAGGCCCGGCGCGCCGTCGACCTGCGGGCCCCCCTGGTGGGCATCAACCACCGGGACCTGCGCACCTTCGAGATCGACCTGGGCCGCAGCGAGCGCCTGGCGCCGGCGCTGGTGGCGGCGGGCTGCTTCGTGGTCGCCGAGAGCGGCCTCTCCGACCTCGCGACCCTCGAGCGGCTGCAGGCCGCCGGCGCGAGCGGCTTCCTGGTGGGCACCTCCCTGCTGCGGCAGGCGGATCCCGGCGCGGCCCTGCGCCGCCTGCGGGGAGAGGCCGCGTGA
- a CDS encoding phosphoribosylanthranilate isomerase, producing the protein MRGGWIKICGVRDLGELEACLEAAPDAVGLNLVPGSRRRVDLETARELRAALRGRAEAVGVFVDAGAEQLREVQRALELDWLQLHGSESEELIEALEAEGHRVLRACRPGSADARALEALARLPARRLLIDAPGPEAGGTGRPAHREAARRLAREWPVILAGGLRPENVAEAIRAVRPAGVDVASGVEGEDGRKDPRKVRAFVERAREALG; encoded by the coding sequence GTGAGGGGAGGGTGGATCAAGATCTGCGGGGTGCGGGACCTCGGCGAGCTGGAGGCCTGCCTCGAGGCGGCGCCGGACGCGGTGGGCCTGAACCTCGTGCCGGGCTCCCGCCGCCGGGTCGACCTGGAGACCGCACGGGAGCTGCGCGCGGCCCTGCGGGGCCGGGCGGAGGCCGTGGGGGTCTTCGTGGACGCCGGGGCCGAGCAGCTGCGGGAGGTGCAGCGCGCCCTCGAGCTCGACTGGCTGCAGCTCCACGGCAGCGAGAGCGAGGAGCTGATCGAGGCCCTCGAGGCCGAGGGCCACCGGGTGCTGCGCGCCTGCCGGCCGGGCTCGGCGGACGCCCGCGCGCTGGAGGCGCTCGCGCGCCTGCCCGCGCGGCGCCTGCTGATCGACGCGCCCGGCCCCGAGGCCGGCGGCACCGGGCGGCCGGCCCACCGGGAGGCGGCGCGCCGCCTGGCCCGGGAGTGGCCGGTGATCCTCGCCGGCGGGCTGCGTCCGGAGAACGTCGCCGAGGCCATCCGCGCGGTGCGGCCGGCCGGGGTGGACGTGGCGAGCGGCGTCGAGGGAGAGGACGGCCGCAAGGATCCCCGCAAGGTGCGGGCCTTCGTGGAGCGTGCGCGGGAGGCACTCGGATGA
- the trpB gene encoding tryptophan synthase subunit beta, with translation MNDTIGVGGPGFRLDRRPFGDGLYGEFGGRFVSETLQAALADLTEAWLQARSDPTFLREYLGWAADFAGRPTPLSEARRLSEALGLRIFLKREDLAHTGAHKINNCLGQALLARQLGKSRIIAETGAGQHGVATATVAAALDLPCCVYMGSVDVERQAPNVRRMELLGAEVRPVTSGSATLKDAMNAALRDWVSNVEGTHYLIGSAAGPHPYPTLVRELQSVIGWEARAQLAALGLTPDAAVACVGGGSNAIGLFDAFLDDPGVRLFGAEAAGRGLESGEHAATLSKGSPGVLHGARSYLLQDEDGQVELAHSISAGLDYPGVGPQHAHLAVSGRATYHAITDDEALAALRQLARLEGIVPALETAHALALLPRVARELAPGAVVLLGLSGRGDKDLPRLEEEGGAL, from the coding sequence ATGAACGACACGATCGGTGTGGGGGGGCCGGGCTTTCGCCTGGACCGGCGCCCCTTCGGGGACGGCCTCTACGGCGAGTTCGGCGGGCGCTTCGTCTCGGAGACCCTGCAGGCGGCCCTCGCCGACCTGACGGAGGCCTGGCTGCAGGCCCGCTCGGATCCCACCTTCCTGCGCGAGTACCTGGGCTGGGCCGCGGACTTCGCCGGCCGCCCGACGCCCCTGAGCGAGGCGCGGCGCCTCTCGGAGGCGCTCGGGCTGCGGATCTTCCTCAAGCGCGAGGACCTCGCCCACACCGGCGCCCACAAGATCAACAACTGCCTGGGGCAGGCGCTGCTGGCCCGGCAGCTGGGCAAGAGCAGGATCATCGCCGAGACTGGCGCGGGGCAGCACGGGGTGGCCACCGCCACCGTCGCCGCTGCCCTGGATCTGCCCTGCTGCGTCTACATGGGGAGCGTCGACGTCGAGCGGCAGGCGCCGAACGTGCGCCGGATGGAGCTGCTGGGCGCCGAGGTGCGGCCGGTCACGTCCGGCAGCGCGACCCTCAAGGACGCGATGAACGCCGCCCTGCGCGACTGGGTGAGCAACGTCGAGGGCACCCACTACCTCATCGGTTCCGCCGCCGGCCCGCACCCCTATCCGACCCTGGTGCGGGAGCTGCAGTCGGTGATCGGCTGGGAGGCGAGGGCGCAGCTCGCGGCCCTCGGGCTCACCCCGGACGCCGCCGTGGCCTGCGTCGGCGGAGGCTCCAACGCCATCGGCCTCTTCGACGCCTTCCTCGACGATCCGGGCGTGCGCCTCTTCGGCGCCGAGGCGGCCGGGCGCGGCCTCGAGAGCGGCGAGCACGCCGCCACCCTGAGCAAGGGTAGCCCCGGCGTGCTCCACGGCGCCCGCTCCTATCTCCTGCAGGACGAGGACGGTCAGGTCGAGCTGGCCCACTCGATCTCCGCCGGCCTCGACTACCCCGGCGTCGGCCCCCAGCACGCCCACCTGGCGGTGAGCGGCCGGGCCACCTACCACGCCATCACCGACGACGAGGCCCTGGCCGCCCTGCGACAGCTCGCCCGGCTGGAGGGGATCGTCCCGGCCCTCGAGACTGCCCACGCCCTGGCGCTCCTGCCGAGGGTGGCGAGGGAGTTGGCGCCCGGCGCGGTGGTCCTCCTGGGACTCTCCGGCCGCGGCGACAAGGACCTGCCCCGCCTCGAGGAAGAGGGAGGTGCGTTGTGA
- the trpA gene encoding tryptophan synthase subunit alpha encodes MCAPGRIASVFERARAEERAALIVYFTAGDPDLATSRELLAAIARGGADLIELGVPFSDPAADGPVLEAAAARALAAGTRLEDVIALCRELRAGELEGLPEGAAETLAVILFGYANPFLRRGEALAPALAGAGVDGLLSVDLPPDSGLPLYDQLRAAGLDPILLATPTTRDERLEAIFSEARGFLYYVSLVGVTGAAQGSAADLQQRLAELRSRSPLPVAVGFGVDGPEAVARLAPVADGVVVGTALVRLIEAGGPELPARVEAFVRSLREACARG; translated from the coding sequence ATGTGCGCCCCGGGCCGCATCGCGTCGGTCTTCGAGCGAGCCCGCGCCGAGGAGCGCGCCGCGCTCATCGTCTACTTCACCGCCGGCGATCCCGATCTGGCCACCAGCCGGGAGCTGCTCGCGGCGATCGCGCGGGGAGGGGCGGATCTGATCGAGCTGGGCGTGCCCTTCTCCGACCCGGCGGCGGACGGCCCGGTGCTCGAGGCCGCGGCGGCCCGGGCCCTGGCGGCCGGCACCCGCCTCGAGGACGTGATCGCGCTCTGCCGGGAGCTGCGCGCCGGGGAGCTGGAGGGCCTTCCCGAGGGCGCCGCCGAGACCCTCGCCGTGATCCTCTTCGGCTACGCCAACCCCTTCCTGCGCCGGGGGGAGGCCCTGGCGCCCGCGCTGGCCGGGGCCGGCGTGGACGGCCTGCTCTCGGTGGATCTCCCGCCCGACTCGGGGCTGCCCCTCTACGACCAGCTGCGGGCGGCTGGCCTCGATCCGATCCTCCTGGCCACGCCCACCACCCGCGACGAGCGCCTGGAGGCGATCTTCTCCGAGGCGCGGGGCTTCCTCTACTACGTCTCCCTGGTCGGCGTGACCGGGGCCGCCCAGGGGAGCGCCGCCGATCTGCAGCAGCGCCTGGCCGAGCTGCGCTCGCGCAGCCCGCTGCCGGTGGCCGTCGGCTTCGGCGTGGACGGCCCGGAGGCCGTGGCGCGCCTGGCGCCGGTCGCCGACGGCGTGGTCGTCGGCACCGCCCTCGTGCGCCTCATCGAGGCGGGCGGCCCCGAGCTGCCCGCCCGGGTCGAGGCCTTCGTCCGCTCCCTGCGGGAGGCCTGCGCCCGTGGATGA
- a CDS encoding TetR family transcriptional regulator has translation MSKSARKTRRESTEAKRRAILRAAVKVFAERGYHGCRIADVAREADVAYGLVYHYFEGKEALLTAVFEESWNLFSAGIEALVEQEIPFEEKIEQITRVALEAYRAHPHAVRVMVLEVARSPFFLERGRVETFASTFEAVKRLCLRAQEQGEVRREIEAEHLAYVLLGAVEMLVTGFVLGTLDVEAEGVVESATRSTVEIVCRGLLPVQGRPTP, from the coding sequence ATGAGCAAGAGCGCCCGCAAGACCCGCCGGGAGAGCACCGAGGCCAAGCGCCGGGCCATCCTCCGGGCCGCGGTGAAGGTCTTCGCCGAGCGGGGCTACCACGGCTGCCGGATCGCCGACGTGGCCCGGGAGGCGGACGTCGCCTACGGCCTCGTCTACCACTACTTCGAGGGCAAGGAGGCCCTGCTCACCGCGGTCTTCGAGGAGTCGTGGAACCTCTTCTCCGCGGGCATCGAGGCCCTGGTGGAGCAGGAGATCCCCTTCGAGGAGAAGATCGAGCAGATCACCCGGGTGGCCCTCGAGGCCTACCGGGCGCACCCCCACGCCGTGCGGGTGATGGTGCTCGAGGTCGCCCGCTCGCCCTTCTTCCTGGAGCGCGGCCGGGTCGAGACCTTCGCCTCCACCTTCGAGGCCGTGAAGCGCCTCTGCCTGCGCGCGCAGGAGCAGGGCGAGGTGCGCCGGGAGATCGAGGCCGAGCACCTGGCCTACGTGCTGCTCGGCGCGGTGGAGATGCTCGTCACCGGCTTCGTCCTCGGCACCCTCGACGTCGAGGCCGAGGGGGTGGTGGAGAGCGCGACCCGCAGCACCGTCGAGATCGTCTGCCGGGGGCTCCTCCCGGTCCAAGGGAGGCCGACGCCATGA
- a CDS encoding enoyl-CoA hydratase-related protein yields MSETHVSVTREGRVARLTIDREARRNALAPETVDQLSAALAAADADPEVGVIVLTGAGEKAFCSGGDLAGAAMQDGFLSGHEARRDYGQLLLQMRGLGTPLVARVNGYALGGGLGLVAACDLAVAVEHAKFGTPEIDRGLFPWMISALLMRVLPEKVARELIFTGEKIDAARAREVGLINAVVPAGELDAKVAELAGKVASKSPAILRLGRRALSLVDEQPLPAAMELLAALLSVNTLTEDAMEGVAAFLEKRAPEWKGR; encoded by the coding sequence ATGAGCGAGACCCACGTCAGCGTGACGCGAGAGGGCCGGGTGGCCCGCCTGACCATCGATCGCGAGGCGCGGCGCAACGCGCTGGCGCCCGAGACCGTCGATCAGCTCTCGGCGGCCCTCGCCGCGGCCGACGCCGACCCCGAGGTCGGGGTGATCGTGCTGACCGGGGCCGGGGAGAAGGCCTTCTGCTCCGGCGGAGATCTCGCCGGTGCGGCGATGCAGGACGGCTTCCTCTCGGGGCACGAGGCCCGGCGGGACTACGGGCAGCTCCTCCTGCAGATGCGCGGCCTGGGCACCCCGCTGGTGGCCCGGGTGAACGGCTACGCCCTCGGCGGCGGCCTCGGCCTGGTGGCCGCCTGCGATCTGGCGGTGGCGGTCGAGCACGCGAAGTTCGGCACCCCCGAGATCGATCGCGGGCTCTTCCCCTGGATGATCTCGGCGCTCTTGATGAGGGTCCTGCCCGAGAAGGTGGCCCGCGAGCTGATCTTCACCGGAGAGAAGATCGACGCCGCCCGCGCCCGGGAGGTGGGGCTGATCAACGCGGTGGTCCCGGCCGGCGAGCTCGACGCGAAGGTCGCCGAGCTGGCCGGCAAGGTCGCGAGCAAGTCGCCGGCGATCCTGCGCCTGGGCCGGCGGGCGCTCTCGCTGGTCGACGAGCAGCCCCTCCCGGCGGCGATGGAGCTCCTGGCCGCCCTGCTCTCGGTGAACACCCTCACCGAGGATGCCATGGAGGGCGTCGCCGCCTTTCTGGAGAAGCGCGCCCCCGAGTGGAAGGGCCGCTGA
- a CDS encoding carboxypeptidase-like regulatory domain-containing protein, with product MRFVNLFVWGVIASLAVSVACGGGNSNADAGPDRTQVEPSDVRGTIWGEVVDAATGAPLEGATIVLALGDLASDATSDASGSFSFLDVPAGGQAGVTITKEGYTRVTLAVAIPGANGDFPTDNIGAFVGPVGLFPLTGSVEVQVVGFDSTPIDAATGSATASVAYVNGNIAMGRVTVTAASASGNMRFQGLPSLQGMALWGGNVDVVIGPVDLDGDGQIDYQGTADSRSAQWLLTHGGRFTIELPPPGGSTSLSALASNVGSLLNGGLPRPGDSVIGLNGPIRVVYNQPLDEGSLVATVFDDEGRAVVESTAEVREGNVVQVTPNAPFSEGRKYHVLIDVRAAGTTAAASKSRLSGSFFTAAPAGDVIIGTNYRMIDNNGNGLLDAFDVIEITLNQEIGLGNRPPSGNYWFPFYFNDDLDNSGVKGDFQGEWESNNPIPAYQLETAPLSPFLSSGFTRTFRLQMPYSPRLPAYGLSQNISKPVILNFSGTEPGYVNLVDPQGHPIITPASSEALVVTFQ from the coding sequence ATGCGTTTCGTCAATCTGTTCGTCTGGGGTGTGATCGCGTCGCTCGCCGTCTCGGTGGCCTGCGGCGGCGGCAACAGCAACGCCGACGCTGGCCCCGACCGCACCCAGGTCGAGCCCAGCGACGTGCGGGGGACCATCTGGGGTGAGGTCGTCGACGCGGCCACCGGCGCCCCCCTCGAGGGCGCCACCATCGTGCTGGCGCTCGGAGATCTGGCCTCGGACGCCACCTCCGACGCCTCCGGCTCCTTCTCCTTCCTCGACGTCCCCGCCGGCGGTCAGGCCGGCGTGACGATCACCAAGGAGGGCTACACCCGGGTGACCCTGGCGGTCGCCATCCCGGGCGCCAACGGTGACTTCCCCACCGACAACATCGGCGCCTTCGTGGGTCCGGTGGGCCTCTTCCCCCTGACCGGCAGCGTCGAGGTGCAGGTGGTGGGCTTCGACTCCACCCCCATCGACGCGGCGACCGGCAGCGCCACCGCCTCGGTGGCCTACGTGAACGGCAACATCGCCATGGGCCGGGTGACCGTCACCGCGGCCAGCGCCAGCGGCAACATGCGCTTCCAGGGCCTGCCCTCCCTCCAGGGAATGGCGCTCTGGGGCGGCAACGTCGATGTCGTCATCGGCCCGGTCGACCTCGATGGCGACGGCCAGATCGACTACCAGGGCACCGCCGACTCGCGCAGCGCCCAGTGGCTGCTGACCCACGGCGGCCGCTTCACCATCGAGCTCCCGCCCCCCGGCGGCAGCACCTCCCTCTCCGCCCTGGCCTCGAACGTCGGCTCGCTGCTCAACGGCGGCCTGCCGCGGCCGGGCGACTCGGTGATCGGCCTCAACGGCCCGATCCGGGTGGTCTACAACCAGCCCCTCGACGAGGGCAGCCTGGTCGCCACCGTCTTCGACGACGAGGGCCGCGCGGTGGTCGAGAGCACCGCCGAGGTGCGCGAGGGCAACGTTGTGCAGGTCACCCCCAACGCGCCCTTCTCCGAGGGCCGCAAGTACCACGTCCTGATCGACGTCCGGGCCGCCGGCACCACCGCCGCCGCCTCGAAGAGCCGCCTCTCCGGCTCCTTCTTCACCGCGGCCCCGGCCGGTGACGTGATCATCGGCACCAACTACCGGATGATCGACAACAACGGGAACGGCCTCCTCGACGCCTTCGACGTCATCGAGATCACGCTCAACCAGGAGATCGGCCTGGGCAACCGGCCCCCCTCGGGCAACTACTGGTTCCCCTTCTACTTCAACGACGATCTCGACAACTCGGGCGTGAAGGGCGACTTCCAGGGCGAGTGGGAGTCCAACAACCCCATCCCCGCCTACCAGCTCGAGACCGCGCCCCTCTCCCCCTTCCTCTCCAGCGGCTTCACCCGGACCTTCCGGCTGCAGATGCCCTACTCTCCCCGGCTGCCGGCCTACGGCCTCTCGCAGAACATCTCGAAGCCCGTCATCCTGAACTTCTCGGGCACCGAGCCGGGCTACGTGAACCTGGTGGACCCCCAGGGGCACCCGATCATCACGCCGGCCTCCTCCGAGGCCCTGGTGGTGACCTTCCAGTAG